A stretch of Synechococcus sp. MIT S9220 DNA encodes these proteins:
- the carA gene encoding glutamine-hydrolyzing carbamoyl-phosphate synthase small subunit: MTASSSESAWLVLADGTVFSGLPCGAGGSVVGEVVFNTGMTGYQEVMTDPSYSGQLVTFTYPELGNTGVNPDDQEADQPHAQGLIARQLSPVASNWRSRQSLQDWLAAHGVVGIQGIDTRALVRHLRETGAMNGVISSDGRSPAELLELVRSAPSMEGLNLADRVSTSTSYAWSTSCAVDFDRRLQSGRPQSPYRVVAIDFGIKRAILDRLVSHGCDVTVMPASTDLQSVLDCKPEGVFLSNGPGDPAAVSDGIALARGLIQQRDLPLFGICLGHQILGLAMGGTTFKLGYGHRGLNHPCGTTGQVEITSQNHGFALDAASLPADSIEVTHLNLNDRTVAAMAHRQQPLFGVQYHPEASPGPHDADHHFARFVSLMSDRR, encoded by the coding sequence ATGACTGCTTCATCCAGTGAGTCGGCATGGCTAGTGCTGGCCGATGGCACTGTCTTCTCCGGTCTGCCCTGTGGCGCTGGCGGCAGCGTGGTCGGTGAGGTTGTTTTCAACACCGGCATGACCGGGTACCAGGAGGTGATGACCGACCCCAGCTATTCAGGACAGCTGGTCACGTTCACCTACCCGGAACTGGGAAACACAGGGGTCAATCCTGATGATCAGGAGGCGGATCAGCCGCATGCTCAAGGTCTGATCGCCCGGCAGTTGTCCCCGGTGGCAAGCAATTGGCGCTCCCGTCAGAGCCTCCAGGACTGGTTGGCGGCCCATGGAGTTGTCGGCATTCAAGGCATCGATACCCGCGCTCTGGTTCGCCATCTGCGTGAAACAGGCGCCATGAATGGTGTGATCAGCTCCGATGGACGCTCGCCGGCTGAGCTGCTTGAGCTGGTGCGTTCAGCACCGTCGATGGAAGGCTTGAATCTCGCCGACAGGGTTTCGACAAGCACCTCCTACGCCTGGAGCACTTCCTGTGCTGTTGATTTCGATCGACGCTTGCAGAGCGGCCGACCGCAGAGTCCGTATCGCGTTGTCGCGATCGATTTCGGCATAAAGCGCGCCATCCTCGATCGATTGGTCAGTCATGGTTGTGATGTGACCGTCATGCCGGCATCGACGGACCTACAGAGCGTGCTGGATTGCAAGCCTGAGGGTGTGTTTCTGTCCAACGGACCGGGTGATCCGGCGGCCGTCAGTGATGGGATCGCTCTGGCTCGTGGTCTGATTCAGCAGCGGGATCTCCCATTGTTCGGCATCTGCCTCGGCCACCAGATTCTCGGACTGGCCATGGGGGGCACCACTTTCAAGCTTGGCTATGGGCATCGTGGTCTCAACCATCCTTGCGGCACCACGGGTCAGGTTGAGATCACCAGTCAGAACCATGGTTTTGCCCTGGATGCGGCCAGCCTTCCTGCTGACAGCATCGAGGTGACCCATCTCAATCTCAACGACCGCACCGTTGCAGCGATGGCCCATCGGCAGCAGCCGCTATTTGGCGTGCAATATCACCCTGAGGCAAGTCCTGGACCCCACGATGCCGACCATCATTTCGCCCGTTTCGTTTCGCTGATGTCAGATCGACGTTGA
- the trpD gene encoding anthranilate phosphoribosyltransferase, producing MVSATVSWPQTLELLLNGGVLVPDQAAALMRAWLSEELTPVQTGAFLAAIRARGVNGGELGAMAAVLREACPLPGARPDLLMVDTCGTGGDGADTFNISTAVAFTAAACGANVAKHGNRSASGKVGSADVLEGLGLHLQAPAAQVVDALSQAGVTFLFAPAWHPALVNLAPLRRSLGVRTVFNLLGPLVNPLRPNGQVLGVATEDLLNPMAEALQSLRQERAVVVHGAGGLDEASLAGPNALRILENGALRSESISPGDLGLQEAPLEALRGGDLACNQAILSDLLQGRGTQAQADVVAFNCALVLWVAGVEMDLKSGAQRALSALGDGLAWKRLEQLRQGLTPAEGG from the coding sequence ATGGTCTCCGCAACTGTTTCCTGGCCTCAGACACTGGAACTTCTGCTCAACGGCGGAGTGCTCGTTCCTGATCAGGCAGCGGCATTAATGAGGGCGTGGCTCTCGGAGGAGCTCACGCCAGTGCAAACAGGGGCGTTTTTAGCCGCCATTCGGGCACGTGGTGTCAACGGCGGAGAACTCGGTGCCATGGCAGCGGTGTTGCGTGAAGCCTGTCCTCTGCCGGGGGCACGGCCGGACTTGTTGATGGTGGATACCTGTGGAACAGGGGGTGACGGTGCGGACACCTTCAATATCTCCACAGCCGTGGCTTTTACAGCTGCAGCCTGCGGTGCCAACGTGGCGAAGCACGGCAATCGCAGTGCCAGCGGCAAGGTGGGCTCAGCGGATGTGCTCGAAGGGCTCGGCTTGCATTTGCAGGCACCTGCGGCTCAGGTGGTGGATGCTCTCTCTCAGGCCGGAGTGACCTTTCTCTTTGCGCCGGCATGGCATCCAGCACTGGTGAACCTGGCTCCACTTCGCCGCAGTCTGGGCGTGCGCACGGTGTTCAATCTGCTGGGCCCCCTTGTGAACCCTCTGCGACCCAATGGTCAGGTGCTTGGCGTCGCCACTGAAGACCTGCTGAATCCGATGGCCGAGGCACTGCAGAGTCTTCGCCAGGAGCGAGCCGTTGTTGTTCACGGTGCTGGTGGTCTGGATGAAGCGTCGCTGGCCGGACCCAACGCCCTGCGCATTCTGGAAAATGGCGCGTTGCGTTCAGAGTCCATTTCACCTGGTGATCTCGGACTTCAGGAGGCACCACTCGAAGCGCTGCGTGGTGGTGATCTTGCCTGCAATCAGGCGATCCTCAGTGATCTACTCCAGGGGCGTGGCACTCAAGCCCAGGCCGACGTCGTTGCTTTCAACTGTGCGCTGGTGCTTTGGGTGGCGGGTGTGGAGATGGATCTGAAATCTGGTGCGCAGCGAGCTCTTTCGGCTCTTGGCGATGGCCTTGCCTGGAAGCGTCTTGAGCAATTGCGCCAGGGCCTGACCCCCGCCGAGGGAGGATGA
- a CDS encoding ABC transporter ATP-binding protein translates to MAAFRLDLIGRYLKPHRRTVLMGAIALVIVNILSVTIPLEVRRVIDDLQEGFAFSDVLAQAGWIVLLATSMGVARLISRQLVFGVGRQVEVELRQKLFDQMLQQEPGWVQQTGSGEVISRATSDVENVRRLLGFAVLSLTNTVLAYTFTLPAMLAIDPGLTVAAISLYPVMLGAVRLFGGRMMREQRRQQEALAGLSELIQEDLSGIAAIKIYSQEQQELNAFSSRNRGYRDTAIQLARTRSTLFPLLEGISSISLLLLLALGSGQLQQGTLSIGGLVALILYVERLVFPTALLGFTLNTFQTGQVSLERVEELLSRQPLIRDPIEPEHLKLPVRGELEARNLHIRYDGSDCDTLNGLSFQIHSGELVAVVGPVGCGKTTLARALGRMVEVPANQLFLDGHDLTNVRLNDLREQIALVPQEGYLFTSSLADNLRYGEPEADIERVEAAAEQARLLADVRGFPDGMNTLVGERGITLSGGQRQRTALGRALLMKAPVLVLDDALASVDNNTAAEILASVRRQTQRTIVMISHQLSAAAACDRILVLDQGRLVQQGHHSDLIQEQGLYRSLWEREQAAERLESVA, encoded by the coding sequence ATGGCCGCTTTTCGCCTCGATCTGATCGGCCGCTACCTGAAGCCCCATCGCCGCACGGTGCTGATGGGTGCGATCGCTCTGGTGATCGTGAACATCCTCAGCGTCACCATCCCCCTCGAAGTTCGGAGGGTGATTGATGACCTTCAGGAGGGTTTCGCCTTCTCCGATGTGCTTGCACAGGCGGGCTGGATCGTGTTGCTCGCCACGAGCATGGGAGTGGCGAGGCTGATCTCACGTCAGCTGGTCTTCGGAGTCGGGCGTCAGGTGGAGGTTGAGCTTCGGCAGAAGCTGTTTGATCAGATGCTGCAACAGGAGCCCGGATGGGTTCAGCAAACGGGCAGCGGGGAGGTGATCAGCCGTGCAACCAGCGATGTTGAAAACGTGCGCCGGCTCCTGGGTTTTGCAGTGCTCAGCCTGACGAACACCGTTCTGGCCTACACCTTCACACTGCCGGCCATGCTGGCGATTGATCCCGGTCTCACGGTTGCCGCAATCTCCCTCTATCCGGTGATGCTCGGCGCCGTTCGCCTGTTCGGAGGGCGAATGATGCGCGAACAGCGTCGCCAGCAGGAAGCACTGGCAGGTCTGAGTGAACTCATTCAGGAAGACCTGTCAGGGATCGCCGCCATCAAGATCTACAGCCAGGAACAACAGGAACTGAATGCCTTCAGTTCTCGCAACCGCGGTTATCGCGACACCGCCATTCAGCTGGCACGCACACGCAGCACCCTTTTCCCCCTACTAGAGGGGATCTCCTCGATCTCGCTGCTGTTGCTGCTTGCACTTGGAAGCGGGCAACTCCAGCAGGGCACCCTGTCGATCGGCGGCCTGGTCGCCCTGATTCTTTACGTGGAGCGGCTGGTGTTTCCCACAGCTTTACTTGGCTTCACGCTCAATACATTCCAAACCGGACAGGTCAGCCTGGAACGTGTCGAGGAACTGTTATCGCGACAACCGCTGATCCGAGATCCGATCGAACCAGAGCATCTCAAACTGCCTGTACGCGGTGAGTTGGAGGCTCGCAACTTGCACATCCGCTACGACGGATCCGATTGCGACACCCTTAACGGACTGAGTTTCCAAATTCACTCAGGCGAACTGGTGGCCGTTGTTGGTCCAGTCGGATGTGGCAAAACCACGCTGGCCCGCGCGCTGGGTCGCATGGTGGAAGTGCCCGCCAATCAACTGTTCCTGGATGGGCATGACCTCACTAACGTGCGCCTGAATGACCTGCGCGAACAGATCGCCCTCGTTCCCCAGGAGGGCTATTTATTCACCAGCAGCCTGGCGGACAACCTGCGCTATGGCGAACCCGAAGCCGACATCGAACGGGTTGAGGCAGCCGCTGAACAGGCCCGCCTGTTGGCAGATGTGCGCGGATTTCCCGATGGCATGAACACGCTTGTCGGAGAACGGGGAATCACGCTCAGTGGAGGCCAGAGGCAGCGGACCGCACTGGGTAGGGCTTTGCTGATGAAGGCTCCTGTTCTGGTCCTGGACGATGCACTGGCGAGCGTTGACAACAACACCGCAGCCGAGATTCTCGCTTCGGTCCGACGCCAGACACAACGCACGATTGTGATGATCAGCCATCAACTCTCGGCAGCCGCGGCATGCGACCGGATCTTGGTGCTGGATCAGGGACGGTTGGTGCAGCAGGGACACCACTCCGATCTGATTCAGGAACAGGGTCTTTACCGCAGTTTGTGGGAACGGGAGCAGGCCGCAGAACGGCTGGAATCGGTGGCCTGA
- the msrA gene encoding peptide-methionine (S)-S-oxide reductase MsrA, with amino-acid sequence MLPNWLTGSQQGQSDGNADERHVVLGTPLKAPLMEDQEEIVFGCGCFWGAEKGFWRLPGVVSTAVGYAGGQTPSPSYEQVCSGRTGHTEVVRVVYSTPAIDVSDLLKLFWECHDPTQGDRQGNDQGSQYRSAIYTTTPRQMQLALASRDWYQQALTQAERDSITTEIAADRTFHFAESYHQQYLARPGSRPYCSAMPTGISLDAFEGSDYRLPTQVWNHYDWSISHCVLRGDNNPIQLQT; translated from the coding sequence ATGCTGCCCAACTGGCTCACGGGTTCTCAGCAAGGACAATCAGACGGCAACGCTGACGAACGTCACGTTGTTCTCGGAACGCCACTCAAGGCGCCTCTGATGGAAGACCAGGAAGAAATTGTTTTTGGCTGCGGATGCTTCTGGGGCGCTGAAAAAGGTTTTTGGCGGTTACCCGGTGTTGTCTCCACAGCCGTGGGCTATGCAGGCGGCCAGACTCCATCTCCGAGCTATGAACAGGTCTGCAGCGGACGGACTGGTCACACCGAAGTGGTGCGCGTGGTTTACAGCACCCCAGCCATCGACGTCAGCGACCTGCTCAAACTGTTCTGGGAATGTCATGACCCCACGCAAGGGGACCGCCAGGGCAATGACCAGGGCAGTCAGTATCGATCTGCGATTTACACCACCACCCCTCGGCAGATGCAACTGGCCCTGGCCAGTCGCGACTGGTACCAACAGGCTCTGACTCAGGCCGAACGGGACAGCATCACGACCGAAATCGCAGCCGACCGAACCTTCCATTTCGCCGAGTCTTACCACCAGCAATATCTGGCGCGTCCCGGCAGCAGGCCCTACTGCTCCGCCATGCCCACAGGGATCAGCCTCGATGCCTTTGAAGGATCCGACTATCGCTTACCCACTCAGGTCTGGAACCATTACGACTGGAGCATCAGTCACTGCGTCTTGCGTGGTGACAACAATCCGATCCAGCTCCAGACATGA